A window of Leclercia adecarboxylata contains these coding sequences:
- the tcyJ gene encoding cystine ABC transporter substrate-binding protein: MKFALLGRQALMGVMAVALVAGMSVKTFAAEGLLNKVKERGTLLVGLEGTYPPFSFQGDDGKLTGFEVEFAEELAKHLGVKASLKPTKWDGMLASLDSKRIDVVINQVTISDERKKKYDFSTPYTVSGIQALVKKGNEGSIKTAADLKGKKVGVGLGTNYEEWLRQNVQGVDIRTYDDDPTKYQDLRVGRIDAILVDRLAALDLVKKTKDTLAVAGEAFSRQEAGVAIRKDNEDLVKAVDGAIAEMQKDGSLKALSEKWFGADVTK; encoded by the coding sequence ATGAAATTTGCACTTCTGGGTCGTCAGGCGCTGATGGGTGTAATGGCCGTTGCGCTGGTTGCGGGTATGAGCGTGAAGACCTTCGCAGCAGAAGGCCTTTTAAATAAAGTTAAAGAGCGCGGCACGCTGCTGGTTGGGCTGGAAGGAACCTATCCTCCGTTCAGCTTCCAGGGTGACGACGGAAAACTGACCGGTTTTGAAGTGGAGTTCGCCGAAGAGCTGGCAAAACACCTCGGCGTTAAAGCGTCCCTGAAGCCGACCAAATGGGACGGCATGCTGGCGTCGCTGGACTCAAAACGTATCGATGTGGTGATTAACCAGGTCACCATCTCTGACGAACGTAAGAAAAAATATGACTTCTCCACCCCGTATACCGTATCCGGTATCCAGGCGCTGGTGAAAAAAGGCAACGAAGGTTCAATTAAAACTGCCGCCGATCTGAAAGGCAAAAAAGTCGGTGTTGGTCTGGGTACTAACTACGAAGAGTGGCTGCGCCAGAACGTGCAGGGCGTTGATATTCGTACCTATGATGATGACCCGACCAAGTACCAGGATCTGCGCGTAGGCCGTATCGATGCCATTCTGGTTGACCGTCTGGCGGCGCTGGATCTGGTGAAGAAAACCAAAGATACCCTGGCCGTAGCCGGTGAGGCCTTCTCCCGTCAGGAAGCTGGCGTGGCGATCCGCAAGGACAACGAAGATCTGGTGAAAGCCGTTGATGGCGCCATTGCAGAAATGCAGAAAGACGGCAGCCTGAAGGCGCTGTCCGAAAAATGGTTCGGGGCAGACGTCACAAAGTAA
- the fliZ gene encoding flagella biosynthesis regulatory protein FliZ, with the protein MTVQQSKRRPLSRYLKDFKHSQTHCAHCHKLLDRITLVRRGEIVNKIAISRLDTLLDEAGWLEEQKEWVALCRFCGDLHCKEQSDFFDIIGFKQFLFEQTEMSHGTVREYVVRLRRLGQHLTSLNTSRELLTDGYLDENLEPWLPATSTNNYRIALRKYAQYKSQMPATVKQKVHRETTTDIY; encoded by the coding sequence ATGACGGTGCAGCAATCTAAAAGACGGCCATTAAGCCGCTACCTGAAAGACTTTAAACACAGCCAGACGCATTGCGCCCATTGCCATAAATTGCTCGACCGCATCACGCTGGTCCGTCGTGGAGAGATCGTCAATAAAATTGCGATCTCCCGTCTCGATACCCTGCTGGATGAAGCCGGATGGCTGGAAGAGCAAAAAGAGTGGGTGGCGCTATGTCGTTTTTGTGGCGATCTGCACTGCAAAGAGCAGAGCGACTTTTTCGACATTATCGGCTTCAAGCAGTTCCTGTTTGAACAGACTGAGATGAGCCATGGAACGGTGCGGGAATACGTTGTCCGTCTGCGTCGCCTTGGCCAGCATCTGACCTCGCTAAATACTTCCCGCGAGCTTTTGACCGACGGCTATCTGGACGAAAATCTGGAGCCGTGGCTGCCTGCGACCAGCACCAACAACTACCGGATTGCGCTGCGCAAATATGCGCAATATAAATCGCAAATGCCGGCGACGGTGAAGCAGAAAGTCCACCGTGAAACAACTACTGATATATATTAA
- the fliA gene encoding RNA polymerase sigma factor FliA: MNSLYTAEGVMDKHSLWQRYVPLVRHEALRLQVRLPASVELDDLLQAGGIGLLNAVDRYDALQGTAFTTYAVQRIRGAMLDELRSRDWVPRSVRRNAREVAQAMGQLEQELGRNATETEVADRLGITTADYRQMLLDTNNSQLFSYDEWREEHGDSIELVTDDHQQENPLHQLMEGNVRQRVMEAIEALPEREQLVLTLYYQEELNLKEIGAVLEVGESRVSQLHSQAIKRLRTKLGKL; the protein is encoded by the coding sequence GTGAATTCACTCTATACCGCTGAAGGTGTAATGGATAAACACTCGCTGTGGCAGCGTTATGTTCCGCTGGTGCGCCATGAAGCATTGCGGCTTCAGGTACGTCTGCCGGCGAGTGTGGAACTGGACGATCTGCTACAAGCGGGCGGTATCGGGTTATTGAATGCAGTCGACCGATACGACGCTCTGCAAGGAACGGCATTTACGACTTACGCAGTACAGCGTATTCGTGGTGCGATGCTGGATGAACTGCGCAGCCGGGACTGGGTGCCGCGCAGCGTCCGACGCAATGCACGCGAAGTCGCGCAGGCGATGGGGCAACTGGAGCAAGAGCTCGGACGTAACGCAACGGAAACCGAAGTTGCGGATCGTCTGGGGATCACCACTGCCGACTACCGTCAGATGTTGCTCGATACCAATAATAGCCAACTCTTCTCTTACGACGAGTGGCGCGAAGAGCATGGCGATAGCATCGAACTGGTGACGGACGATCATCAGCAGGAAAACCCGTTGCACCAGTTAATGGAAGGCAACGTTCGCCAGCGCGTGATGGAAGCCATCGAGGCATTACCGGAACGCGAACAACTGGTGCTGACCCTTTATTACCAGGAAGAGCTCAATCTCAAGGAGATTGGTGCCGTGCTGGAAGTGGGGGAGTCGCGGGTTAGCCAGCTGCATAGTCAGGCCATTAAACGCTTACGTACCAAGCTGGGTAAGTTATAG
- a CDS encoding methyltransferase regulatory domain-containing protein translates to MNSVANKETPVEFSPSGARRLYSSIEHIRAAAWLYGVETTRARHASVLVLGCGKGEELLATSLKYPYATFVGIELETEKRQDVMQRMLANAGDNLQLYSASLETFLEADLGKFDFIIVQGSFSYLSNSLIDAILFSCHQRLSSKGIIAIDWFCQPGAKFAETIRDAMQIHSSRADNHTQQIDHARAMLAWLDQMTVETSTTKKLITNTNEKSQELSDVLLSHHYLTSSHTASYLVEFNERIENNGLTYVGDLRPATEHASCFNDDITQSWLEISDGTGKILTQQYLDIAVNRTRRFSLLVDASRNGEVLESIDYGRLMGMHWAGSFRRKSKHIRHSPNLLAGHDGTPIATDDITTLAILDILGEAWPLSVSFEQLVFHTRLPDDDPLEPGEHSHREKVLTALIALFKTNIAGLHYQREVEPVSEKHELNVVPSVTAQLQAQPDTSRLINLWGEMVNVSDEERTLMNSAKLNHDEDNHQLFEGLIFKGLLTCSVIGWKRYYQLLANQADITEVGRIATALLLFSSNETAGGFYSSEFEKQEKKMTLSAQTGTEPEVDADMIIEINKLIIKGENAQARELVVEKLSILQKSLNGNYYLVRFYKRVADYPAVILALTRMLSFNSTSLFIYSELAMALYEYRMSWQAGRLVRAILRCDNTSGPDWYLLGTLHKESKTLERAEYCARKGVELVPTSKQMVSLLGSCLCEQAKTDEGIAFLKQSIKNPLVDFGNMGSLAFILTHSGNSTLQEILECHLGFANGAMRWAEQQKFAGYQPVDKDINRKLRIGFVSGDFKENHPVNFFFLPVWDALDRNKFALFAYNSAPAYGRNAGTDYYEKTADGWREVQHTSNTELAEMIKQDQIDILIDLAGHTAFNRLMTFALKPAPVQISWVGYHATTGLPTMDYYATIFPVPKDPALEAQFTEKLIYLSLPRNFGTKENSPEINELPALENGYFTFGSFNRPNKVNDSVLDTWAEILLAVPTSRMIVANMPMVMWPELEHKFKIRGIDKDRITLREATDMQSYLKAHNEVDLLLDTFPFTGGTVTSHAAWMGVPTVSLSGETLVSRQGASIMYSLGLPEFIAHSKEEYVANAVGWTQRLNELYSIRMNLRNNMKIKHNQKESIAGYVEQMLHKCWQNYCEGREPESFSVGEIYDINK, encoded by the coding sequence ATGAACAGCGTGGCCAATAAGGAAACTCCGGTTGAATTTTCGCCCTCCGGAGCTCGTCGTCTTTATAGCTCTATTGAACACATCCGCGCTGCTGCGTGGTTGTACGGTGTGGAGACAACTCGCGCTCGCCATGCCTCTGTGCTAGTTCTGGGATGTGGAAAAGGAGAAGAATTACTCGCTACATCTCTTAAATACCCATACGCTACATTTGTGGGTATCGAACTAGAAACTGAAAAACGTCAGGACGTTATGCAGAGGATGCTGGCGAATGCCGGGGACAATCTTCAGCTTTATTCAGCATCACTAGAAACATTTCTTGAAGCCGATCTTGGTAAATTCGATTTTATCATTGTGCAGGGTAGCTTCTCGTATTTATCAAATTCGCTTATTGATGCGATTTTGTTTTCCTGCCACCAGCGTTTAAGCAGTAAAGGGATCATCGCGATTGACTGGTTTTGTCAACCGGGCGCTAAGTTCGCGGAAACGATCCGCGATGCGATGCAGATCCATAGTAGTCGGGCCGACAATCACACTCAGCAAATAGATCACGCCCGCGCCATGTTGGCCTGGCTTGACCAAATGACAGTTGAAACCAGCACAACGAAAAAACTGATTACTAATACTAATGAGAAATCTCAGGAACTTTCGGATGTGCTGCTTAGCCATCACTATCTGACCAGCAGTCACACCGCTAGCTATTTAGTTGAATTCAACGAGCGAATCGAGAACAACGGGCTGACTTATGTAGGCGATCTTCGGCCTGCGACTGAACATGCCAGCTGTTTTAATGATGACATTACGCAGTCTTGGCTGGAAATCTCTGACGGCACCGGGAAGATTTTAACCCAGCAATACCTGGACATTGCGGTCAACCGTACTCGACGCTTCAGCTTATTAGTGGATGCAAGCAGAAACGGTGAAGTTCTTGAAAGCATCGACTATGGCCGTCTGATGGGGATGCATTGGGCAGGAAGCTTCCGTCGCAAAAGCAAACATATTCGCCATAGCCCTAATCTTTTGGCCGGGCATGATGGGACGCCGATTGCTACGGATGATATAACTACGCTAGCGATCCTAGATATTCTGGGTGAAGCCTGGCCGCTAAGCGTCAGCTTTGAACAGCTCGTTTTCCATACTCGTCTGCCTGATGACGACCCGCTGGAGCCAGGGGAACATTCGCACCGGGAAAAAGTCCTGACTGCGCTGATCGCTCTGTTTAAAACCAATATTGCTGGCTTACACTACCAGCGTGAGGTGGAGCCTGTCTCTGAGAAACACGAGTTAAATGTCGTGCCATCTGTTACGGCACAACTTCAGGCCCAACCTGATACTAGTAGACTTATCAATCTCTGGGGCGAAATGGTGAACGTCAGCGATGAAGAGCGCACGTTGATGAATAGCGCAAAACTAAACCATGACGAAGATAATCATCAGTTGTTTGAAGGATTGATATTCAAAGGGTTATTAACATGCTCTGTCATCGGGTGGAAGCGTTATTACCAGTTGTTGGCTAACCAAGCGGATATAACTGAGGTAGGGCGCATTGCCACTGCGCTACTGCTGTTTTCCAGTAATGAAACCGCAGGTGGATTCTATTCAAGTGAGTTTGAAAAACAAGAAAAAAAAATGACACTATCCGCGCAAACTGGTACCGAGCCGGAAGTTGACGCGGATATGATCATTGAAATTAACAAACTTATTATCAAAGGTGAGAATGCTCAGGCACGTGAACTGGTGGTAGAGAAGTTGTCGATTCTTCAAAAGTCCTTAAACGGCAACTACTATCTTGTTCGTTTTTACAAACGCGTTGCGGACTACCCTGCGGTAATTCTTGCTCTTACACGTATGCTCTCATTTAATTCCACCAGTCTGTTTATCTATTCAGAGTTGGCTATGGCGTTATACGAATACCGTATGTCATGGCAGGCGGGGCGTTTAGTTAGGGCTATCTTGCGTTGCGATAATACCAGCGGCCCTGACTGGTATCTGCTGGGCACGTTGCATAAAGAGAGTAAAACGCTGGAGCGTGCGGAATATTGTGCTCGTAAAGGAGTGGAGTTAGTTCCAACCAGCAAACAAATGGTCAGCCTGTTGGGCAGTTGCCTTTGCGAACAAGCCAAAACAGACGAAGGTATTGCATTCCTGAAGCAATCGATAAAGAACCCGTTAGTCGATTTCGGTAATATGGGCTCTTTGGCGTTTATTTTGACTCATAGTGGCAATTCAACCCTTCAGGAAATATTAGAATGTCATTTAGGTTTTGCCAATGGTGCTATGCGCTGGGCAGAACAGCAGAAATTTGCGGGTTACCAACCGGTAGATAAAGATATCAACCGCAAATTACGCATTGGCTTTGTCTCAGGCGATTTCAAAGAAAACCATCCCGTTAACTTCTTCTTTTTACCCGTCTGGGATGCGCTTGATAGAAACAAATTTGCACTCTTTGCCTATAACAGCGCGCCTGCTTATGGTCGAAATGCTGGAACAGATTATTATGAGAAAACGGCAGATGGATGGAGAGAGGTTCAGCATACCAGTAACACTGAACTAGCAGAAATGATCAAACAGGATCAGATTGATATTCTTATCGACCTCGCCGGGCATACAGCGTTTAACCGCTTGATGACGTTCGCGTTAAAACCGGCGCCTGTACAGATCTCCTGGGTGGGTTATCATGCTACCACGGGCCTGCCAACTATGGATTATTACGCGACCATTTTCCCGGTACCAAAAGATCCGGCGCTTGAGGCTCAGTTCACCGAAAAACTAATTTATCTCTCACTGCCACGCAATTTTGGCACAAAAGAAAATAGCCCTGAAATAAACGAGTTACCAGCACTGGAAAATGGTTATTTCACATTCGGCAGCTTTAACCGTCCGAATAAAGTGAATGACAGCGTGCTTGATACCTGGGCAGAGATTTTGTTGGCCGTGCCAACATCACGTATGATCGTTGCCAATATGCCAATGGTCATGTGGCCAGAACTGGAGCATAAATTTAAGATTCGTGGTATCGATAAGGATCGCATCACGCTGCGTGAAGCAACCGATATGCAATCCTACCTGAAGGCGCATAACGAGGTCGATTTGCTGCTGGATACCTTCCCGTTCACTGGCGGAACGGTAACCAGCCATGCGGCGTGGATGGGGGTGCCGACAGTATCCCTTTCAGGGGAAACGCTGGTATCACGTCAGGGGGCATCAATTATGTACTCCCTGGGTTTACCTGAATTTATTGCACACAGCAAAGAAGAATACGTTGCGAATGCAGTGGGTTGGACGCAGCGTCTGAATGAACTGTATTCGATTCGTATGAATCTGCGTAACAATATGAAAATTAAACATAATCAGAAAGAAAGTATCGCGGGTTATGTTGAACAGATGCTGCATAAGTGCTGGCAAAATTATTGTGAAGGGCGTGAGCCAGAAAGTTTCTCGGTGGGCGAAATTTATGATATTAATAAATAA